The proteins below are encoded in one region of Hordeum vulgare subsp. vulgare chromosome 3H, MorexV3_pseudomolecules_assembly, whole genome shotgun sequence:
- the LOC123445649 gene encoding uncharacterized protein LOC123445649: MDIQMIPSTVEDLESMVIDESAEPKALPLSLLDEITCGFSEKQEIGRGGFAVVYEGSLLNVTVAVKKLTNLHMRDAPEVEYNREVECLMRVKHKNIVRFLGYCADTQGSIARFNERIVMADVQNRLLCFEYVPNRSLRDYITDASHGLEWRRRYLIIKGVCDGLNYLHENNIVHLDLKPENILMDENMNPKITDFGLSRCFDVDQSKAPATKVVGTMGYMPPEFYSSRVITRTHDIYSLGIIISEILTGEKGYHQTEDVVDSWRKRLEVSNEACVLEQIRLCANIGIECTEYNPAKRPCSVQDIIDRLEETESADESSAEQMSSPMPTVRGLLHVPQDQLRFPLFDPDKDVFSPMRLTNNTNDHIAFRCFPKFPGSFIGKLSKLSGIVPPRSTRTFLVWMEKQPPENIEKIDMVLESCVAHKAIENMEDNFLQEIREQVGGKVHQVPLVAVCNPAGETIQSQIKIICRMDFLVAMDVHPTEPWVLVGQYDGLVSIWNYETQKKLTEVKIVEGPLVRSSIFIAREDWIVAGDGHGVIHVRSCKTLGLEEVKKFKAHDGWIQALAVHPSLPLMVSGGCYEGLVKLWDWGKDWTCLRTFKAHRDKVEALQFNPQNDTPDCVTFASGAPDGKAMIWDIKLTPPIAMLDCQMEQVMDLDYFLPGGNEQYIITGCIAGNTRIWDLRTHKCVRVIKGTSIGSAGCRARVVYRHPDPQLLIRTFQDESLGLCNTTTFRYAESINFGLEKCRNIVYVKSIRSVVIGFTKGLAILEIN; this comes from the exons ATGGATATTCAGATGATTCCTTCTACAGTTGAGGACTTGGAGTCCATGGTCATCGATGAAAGTGCAGAACCGAAGGCACTACCATTATCACTTTTGGATGAAATCACATGTGGTTTCTCTGAAAAGCAGGAAATTGGCCGCGGTGGATTTGCGGTAGTTTATGAG GGAAGCCTTCTGAATGTGACGGTGGCGGTGAAGAAGTTGACCAACCTGCATATGCGTGATGCGCCTGAGGTGGAGTACAACCGAGAGGTTGAATGCTTGATGAGGGTGAAGCACAAAAATATAGTGCGATTTCTTGGATATTGTGCTGACACACAAGGGAGTATTGCAAGGTTTAATGAAAGAATAGTCATGGCAGATGTACAAAACCGTTTGCTCTGTTTCGAGTATGTACCAAATAGAAGCCTCCGTGATTATATAACCG ATGCATCTCATGGACTCGAATGGAGAAGGCGTTACCTAATAATTAAAGGGGTTTGTGACGGTTTAAATTATCTACATGAAAATAATATTGTTCACCTGGATCTTAAGCCGGAGAACATACTGATGGATGAAAATATGAATCCAAAAATAACCGACTTTGGACTTTCAAGGTGTTTTGATGTAGATCAAAGCAAGGCTCCAGCTACAAAAGTAGTTGGAACAAT GGGATACATGCCACCGGAGTTCTACAGCAGCCGCGTGATCACACGCACACATGACATATATAGTCTCGGTATAATTATCAGCGAGATACTAACTGGCGAGAAGGGGTATCATCAAACGGAGGAT GTAGTTGATAGTTGGAGGAAAAGGTTGGAGGTATCAAACGAAGCTTGCGTGTTGGAACAGATACGGTTGTGCGCTAACATAGGGATAGAGTGCACCGAATATAACCCAGCGAAGAGACCATGTAGTGTACAAGATATAATAGACAGGCTTGAGGAAACGGAAAGTGCGGACGAGTCATCAGCCGAACAG ATGAGTTCACCCATGCCCACTGTGCGCGGGTTGCTGCATGTCCCTCAGGACCAGCTTCGCTTCCCCTTGTTCGATCCAGACAAGGATGTCTTCTCCCCAATGCGCCTAACTAACAATACAAATGATCATATTGCCTTTAGGTGTTTTCCAAAATTCCCGGGGAGTTTCATCGGCAAACTCTCGAAGCTTTCTGGCATTGTGCCTCCAAGGTCCACTCGCACTTTCCTTGTATGGATGGAAAAGCAGCCGCCAGAGAACATAGAAAAAATTGACATGGTCCTAGAGAGTTGTGTAGCGCACAAGGCCATAGAGAACATGGAGGACAACTTTTTGCAGGAAATCAGAGAACAAGTTGGAGGTAAGGTGCATCAGGTACCTCTAGTGGCAGTTTGCAACCCAGCGGGAGAG ACGATCCAGTCACAAATAAAG ATCATATGCCGCATGGATTTCTTGGTTGCAATGGATGTACACCCTACAGAACCATG GGTTTTGGTGGGTCAGTACGATGGGCTTGTCTCCATATGGAACTATGAAACCCAG AAAAAACTGACGGAGGTGAAGATCGTTGAAGGTCCCCTTGTTCGTTCGTCCATATTCATAGCGCGAGAGGACTGGATTGTGGCCGGTGATGGTCATGGGGTCATCCACGTGCGATCGTGCAAGACACTGGGGTTGGAGGAGGTCAAGAAATTCAAAGCTCACGATGGTTGGATCCAAGCACTGGCGGTTCACCCCAGCCTCCCACTTATGGTGTCAGGAGGATGCTATGAAGGCTTGGTCAAGCTTTGGGACTGGGGGAAAGACTGGACGTGCCTTCGAACGTTCAAAGCGCACAGAGACAAAGTTGAGGCACTCCAGTTTAACCCACAGAATGATACCCCTGACTGCGTCACTTTTGCCAGTGGCGCCCCGGATGGCAAAGCAATG ATCTGGGATATCAAATTAACCCCTCCAATCGCCATGTTAGACTGCCAGATGGAACAAGTGATGGATCTCGATTATTTCCTTCCGGGTGGTAATGAGCAATACATTATTACAGGATGTATAGCTGGGAATACTCGG ATCTGGGATTTGCGGACACACAAATGTGTTCGAGTAATCAAAGGAACCAGCATAGGTTCTGCCGGCTGCCGTGCTCGTGTGGTATATCGTCACCCGGACCCTCAACTGCTGATTAGAACTTTCCAGGACGAGAGCCTTGGTTTGTGCAACACCACTACCTTTAG GTATGCAGAATCAATTAATTTTGGACTGGAGAAGTGTCGGAATATAGTATATGTTAAGAGCATAAGAAG
- the LOC123445652 gene encoding BTB/POZ domain-containing protein FBL11, which yields MSAAGDAAAAADDTVVLEIADAAASPSSAPPPPPIPVSALAGPLPSPTVLAVRADRSRLIESSSYFRALLGGSFSESGRGYVRISCDLAAAVQVLRYLFEPPASFAISHHSFLPLLEGALFLSVESLLVDCKRWFRTVRSRNSSMVVPLDFIIEAWCFARRHGVTFVEDVCPGYLAQNFVQVISSRSFAHIPYDLLCSTIESPHLTVDSEKQLCEAILSWGSAIRQPCEESVSNSADNQLFLLSKVRVCLLPLGFAAGTKRNCFEFGNNAVCTILNLLKDSLQTLLYTVTDDNLDSYRIRLTEYSKKIVLSGCPQLTTQFLYISTLPADLDAAFKRTIVSDGLMTKAKTLSFGNVRIMDLSKCPNVHFDAATLWMKFAFPELRTFIASYCVLVRFEDLQYLLLRCPWINEIDLSIDTSVILSKHSIISSRSEARRDVNQNLSSYYMQSGLYGTPVNPVFSNISKLILEGRNDITDMNLWKISMLKRSLCYINIKHCTQLTDDGISALLLNCRKMHSMVLSYTSFGNHSIQALCSSDPSDSFPYHKDEHAHVMAFRLQELHLEGCGGITCAAMSQLVSNMNIVKSLCLRETSLGDGALCNFVGSSLECLDISETVVSMVSLAPLIRRNCNLSCLKTAGCRNLLFEQGEVQSMSGNKYGRFLQEITSTLYLEDVEMGWAFCPIRIDELIPSFSKVRRMTVGLGTTLPENILQALPEICPFLESLVLRFQVISDGVVRNLLQSSTKLQVLCLHYCLGSLTSFSFQTMAPALRILRLQWVTPWMTNDDMTILTRNCNLVELALSGCKLLDSSSQEIISSGWPNLTCLHLEECGQITVDGISSILHCKALEDVLLRHTGRGIGRTIITDAIRELPLLRKLALDLCDASEGGFDTPNYPEGKMMRSVRMSRCKKSAAARSCFGEASPSSSSSNSNSKAVQHRETIVLEWSSRQLTTTVVEERI from the exons ATGTCCGCCGCCGgcgatgccgccgccgccgccgacgacacGGTGGTCCTGGAGATCGCCGACGCAGCAGCATCCCCATCCTCCGCGCCCCCGCCTCCCCCCATCCCCGTATCCGCCCTCGCCGGCCCCCTCCCGTCCCCGACCGTCCTCGCGGTCCGCGCCGACCGGAGCAGGCTCATCGAGAGCTCCTCCTACTTCCGCGCCCTCCTCGGCGGAAGCTTCAG CGAATCGGGTCGCGGCTACGTGCGGATCAGCTgcgacctcgccgccgccgtgcaGGTCCTGCGGTACCTCTTCGAGCCCCCCGCCAGCTTCGCGATCTCCCACCACAGCTTCCTGCCGCTGCTGGAG GGAGCTCTGTTTCTCTCTGTCGAGAGCCTTCTAGTGGACTGCAAGAGGTGGTTCAGAACCGTGAGATCTCGGAATTCCTCCATGGTGGTACCTTTGGATTTCATAATCGAGGCCTGGTGCTTCGCTCGACGGCACG GGGTTACTTTTGTTGAAGACGTATGTCCAGGATATCTAGCTCAGAATTTT GTACAGGTTATCTCCAGTAGATCATTTGCTCATATACCTTATGATCTGCTGTGCTCCACCATTGAATCCCCACACCTGACTGTGGATAG TGAAAAACAATTGTGTGAAGCAATTTTATCTTGGGGTTCCGCAATCAGGCAACCCTGTGAAGAATCAGTCTCCAACTCAGCAGATAACCAACTATTCCTTCTTAGCAAG GTTAGGGTATGCCTTTTACCTTTAGGATTCGCGGCAG GTACAAAGAGAAACTGCTTTGAATTTGGAAACAATGCTGTATGTACGATTCTTAATCTGCTCAAGGACAGTTTGCAAACTCTACTGTATACAGTTACCGACGACAACTTGGATAGTTACCGTATTCGATTAACAGAATATTCCAAG AAAATAGTACTTTCGGGATGCCCCCAATTAACCACCCAATTCCTATACATATCGACGCTCCCCGCTGATCTGGATGCTGCATTTAAGAGAACTATAGTGAGTGATGGGCTGATGACAAAGGCTAAAACCTTGTCATTTGGAAATGTACGCATCATGGATCTCTCCAAATGTCCAAATGTACATTTTGATGCAGCAACTTTATGGATGAAGTTTGCATTTCCAGAATTGAGAACGTTCATAGCTTCCTATTGTGTACTCGTTCGGTTTGAAGATTTGCAGTATTTGTTACTGAGATGTCCATGGATTAATGAAATCGATTTAAGTATTGATACGAGCGTTATACTATCCAAGCACTCAATTATATCTTCTAGATCTGAAGCACGGCGTGACGTAAATCAAAACCTGTCTAGCTATTACATGCAAAGTGGATTATATGGGACCCCAGTAAACCCAGTTTTCTCAAATATATCAAAATTGATACTGGAAGGCCGAAATGATATTACCG ATATGAACTTGTGGAAGATATCCATGCTTAAACGTTCTCTATGTTATATAAACATTAAACATTGCACCCAGTTGACAGACGATGGTATATCTGCACTACTGTTGAATTGCAGAAAAATGCACTCGATGGTTCTTTCTTATACATCGTTTGGAAATCATTCAATTCAAGCACTATGCTCATCGGATCCTTCAGATAGCTTTCCTTACCATAAGGATGAACATGCTCATGTTATGGCATTTAGGTTGCAAGAATTGCATCTGGAAGGTTGCGGAG GTATTACTTGCGCTGCTATGTCTCAGCTAGTGAGTAATATGAATATTGTGAAGTCCTTATGCTTAAGGGAGACATCACTTGGAGATGGCGCTCTGTGCAACTTTGTTGGCTCTTCACTCGAGTGTCTTGATATTTCGGAGACTGTG GTTTCTATGGTGTCATTAGCACCACTTATACGAAGAAACTGTAATTTGAGCTGCTTGAAAACAGCTGGATGTCGTAACCTGCTTTTTGAACAGGGTGAGGTACAATCCATGAGTGGTAACAAGTATGGCAGGTTTCTTCAGGAGATAACCAGTACTCTCTATTTGGAGGATGTCGAAATGGGCTGGGCATTTTGCCCTATTCGAATAGATGAGCTTATTCCTTCTTTTAGTAAAGTAAGGAGGATGACAGTTGGACTTGGCACAACATTACCAGAGAATATTCTGCAAGCTCTTCCTGAGATTTGCCCATTTCTCGAGTCTTTGGTTCTTAGGTTTCAG GTAATCTCTGATGGGGTTGTAAGAAATCTATTGCAATCATCAACAAAGCTTCAGGTGCTCTGCCTGCACTATTGCCTCGGCAGTTTGACTTCATTTAGCTTTCAAACAATGGCACCAGCATTAAGAATATTACGGCTCCAGTGGGTTACTCCATGGATGACAAATGATGATATGACCATTCTTACACGGAATTGTAATTTAGTTGAACTTGCTCTCTCTGGTTGCAAACTCCTAGACTCCA GCTCTCAAGAGATAATCTCGTCTGGGTGGCCAAACTTGACATGCTTACACCTTGAG GAATGTGGTCAGATAACAGTTGATGGGATTTCTTCTATTTTACACTGTAAAGCTTTGGAAGATGTGTTACTAAGGCACACG GGTAGAGGTATCGGAAGAACCATCATAACAGATGCTATCAGAGAG TTACCGCTCCTGAGGAAGTTGGCGCTGGACCTCTGTGACGCGTCCGAGGGGGGCTTCGACACCCCGAAC TACCCAGAGGGGAAGATGATGCGGAGCGTGAGGATGAGCAGGTGCAAGAAGTCGGCCGCGGCGAGGTCGTGCTTCGGAGAGGCTTCcccctcgagctcgagctcgaactcgaactcgaaggcgGTGCAGCACAGGGAGACCATCGTGCTGGAGTGGAGCAGCCGGCAACTAACGACCACCGTCGTGGAAGAAAGGATATAG